The following coding sequences are from one Sphingomonadaceae bacterium OTU29LAMAA1 window:
- a CDS encoding beta-lactamase family protein, which yields MKMTKAGQTGVLAMLLGTAGSQVMAGAPGSGPVPPLDLAFDRAAAMVKAAGLPGELVLTDAAGAERAAAFGVADRAANVPNRVGQRWLWASVTKQVTATLVMQEVASGRMALDAPIGRYLPDFGGDRAITVREMLQHRSGLPNPSDMPAIDGVPGFYRESGSRIGDAARTASFCSGKAKGARGGQWEYNNCDYLVLGAALQAVTGRSYARLVEERIAAPLRIRTLRLARDGAPHGGAAATGYDGTAPTPVMNVATGGAAAALTGSAGDLARFDRGLMTGRLLDAQARATAWTGDPRLGFMALGTWSFPARLNGCAAPVQLVERRGDFGGTQVRNVIAPTLGRAVILFTNDASATFGEVWQGKGLTFDLLSAAFCPPTA from the coding sequence ATGAAGATGACGAAAGCCGGGCAAACGGGCGTGCTGGCGATGCTGCTCGGCACGGCGGGAAGTCAGGTAATGGCCGGCGCGCCGGGGTCCGGGCCTGTCCCGCCGCTCGACTTGGCGTTCGACCGCGCCGCTGCCATGGTGAAGGCCGCAGGGTTGCCGGGCGAACTGGTCCTGACCGATGCCGCCGGTGCTGAGCGGGCCGCCGCATTCGGCGTGGCGGACCGAGCGGCGAACGTCCCCAACCGCGTCGGTCAGCGCTGGCTCTGGGCGTCGGTGACGAAGCAGGTGACGGCGACACTCGTGATGCAGGAGGTCGCCAGCGGCCGGATGGCGCTCGACGCGCCTATCGGTCGCTACCTGCCCGACTTCGGCGGCGACCGCGCCATTACGGTGCGCGAAATGCTCCAGCATCGCTCCGGCCTTCCCAACCCTTCGGATATGCCGGCGATCGACGGCGTCCCCGGCTTCTACCGCGAGAGCGGCTCGAGGATCGGCGATGCCGCGCGCACCGCAAGTTTCTGTTCAGGCAAGGCCAAGGGCGCGCGGGGCGGCCAGTGGGAATACAACAACTGCGATTATCTCGTCCTCGGCGCCGCGCTCCAGGCCGTGACCGGCCGCAGCTATGCACGGCTGGTCGAAGAACGCATCGCCGCCCCCTTGCGGATCAGGACGCTGCGGCTTGCCCGAGACGGGGCGCCGCACGGCGGCGCGGCAGCGACCGGCTATGACGGCACCGCGCCTACGCCGGTGATGAACGTCGCCACCGGCGGGGCAGCCGCGGCGCTGACCGGCAGCGCTGGCGATCTCGCCCGCTTCGATCGCGGTCTGATGACCGGGCGTCTGCTCGATGCGCAGGCGCGCGCCACCGCCTGGACCGGGGATCCCAGGCTCGGCTTTATGGCGCTGGGCACATGGTCGTTCCCCGCGCGCCTGAACGGCTGCGCCGCGCCGGTCCAGCTTGTCGAGCGGCGCGGCGATTTCGGCGGCACCCAGGTCCGCAACGTGATCGCGCCCACTCTGGGCCGTGCCGTCATCCTGTTCACCAACGACGCCTCGGCCACATTCGGCGAGGTCTGGCAGGGCAAGGGCCTGACCTTCGACCTGTTGTCGGCCGCCTTCTGTCCCCCCACCGCCTGA
- a CDS encoding DUF427 domain-containing protein, protein MVEARWNGSVIAQSDDTVMVEGNHYFPADSVDPAVLQPSNTTTICPWKGTAHYYSLHVGGAENPDAAWYYPDPKAAAEDIRGRIAFWKGVAVR, encoded by the coding sequence GTGGTTGAAGCCCGATGGAACGGTTCAGTAATCGCCCAGAGCGACGATACTGTGATGGTGGAAGGCAACCACTATTTTCCTGCCGACAGCGTTGACCCTGCGGTCCTCCAGCCAAGCAACACGACAACCATCTGCCCTTGGAAGGGGACGGCCCACTACTACAGCTTGCACGTGGGTGGTGCCGAGAACCCAGATGCCGCGTGGTACTATCCCGATCCTAAAGCAGCGGCCGAAGATATCCGCGGTCGCATAGCGTTTTGGAAGGGCGTGGCGGTACGCTAG
- a CDS encoding histidine kinase famiy protein, whose product MLPSAPAPHLAGSANPDMTDDSNSIFFAAVKTTRMPMIVTDPNQPDNPIVFANPAFMGMTGYSSDELIGTNCRLLQGPDTDRDTVAEVRQAIEQRRETTVEIYNYKKNGAGFWNALFISPVFDADNNLIYFFASQLDVTRRRDAEEGLRQAQKMEAVGQLTGGVAHDFNNLLTVIQGFGDVLKSQIEGEDEFDRKRATRSINAVLQAAERGATLTQQLLAFSRRQKLQGRVVNLIDMIDELQPLIERTAGGMVKVRIVHQESTCNARIDPTQAELAIINILLNARDAMPNGGNIVIEIKNRSIEAGDKGFGELEAGNYVAVTITDEGTGMSPEVLARVAEPFFTTKDQGKGTGLGLSMVYGFMKQSGGSLRLYSEEGHGTTVRMLFPCENAKADPSGAQPSRSLADKRGTETVLVVEDQVDVGDYAETVLSEFGYTVLRADNANEALTLLDGSGHIDLLFSDLIMPGGMNGVMLAREVKRRRPKMRVLLTTGYAESSIERVDARGAEFDLIQKPYKRSELATKVRQVLEGPTGIGTHGG is encoded by the coding sequence ATGCTTCCTAGCGCTCCGGCTCCGCATCTGGCAGGAAGCGCGAACCCCGACATGACAGACGACAGCAACAGCATCTTCTTCGCGGCAGTGAAGACGACACGCATGCCGATGATTGTCACCGATCCCAATCAGCCCGATAACCCCATCGTATTCGCCAACCCGGCGTTCATGGGAATGACCGGCTACAGCAGCGACGAGTTGATCGGCACGAATTGCCGCTTGCTCCAAGGACCGGACACCGATCGCGATACGGTGGCGGAGGTCCGTCAGGCGATCGAGCAGCGTCGGGAAACGACGGTCGAAATCTACAATTACAAGAAGAACGGCGCTGGCTTCTGGAACGCCTTGTTCATCTCGCCAGTGTTCGACGCCGACAACAACCTCATCTATTTTTTTGCTTCACAGTTGGACGTCACACGTCGCCGCGATGCCGAGGAGGGGCTGCGCCAGGCGCAGAAAATGGAGGCGGTCGGACAGCTGACGGGCGGCGTGGCCCATGACTTCAACAATCTGCTGACTGTCATTCAGGGCTTCGGCGACGTGCTGAAGAGCCAGATCGAGGGCGAAGACGAGTTTGATCGCAAGCGGGCGACACGTTCGATCAACGCCGTTCTTCAGGCGGCCGAGCGGGGCGCCACGCTGACCCAGCAGCTTCTTGCCTTCTCGCGACGCCAGAAGCTGCAAGGCCGCGTTGTGAACTTGATCGACATGATCGATGAGTTGCAGCCGCTGATCGAGCGAACGGCAGGCGGCATGGTGAAGGTGAGGATCGTTCACCAGGAATCGACCTGCAATGCCCGCATTGATCCGACCCAGGCTGAGCTGGCGATCATCAATATCCTGCTCAATGCCCGGGACGCGATGCCGAACGGCGGCAACATCGTCATCGAGATCAAGAACCGGTCGATCGAGGCGGGTGACAAGGGCTTTGGCGAGCTGGAGGCTGGCAATTACGTCGCGGTGACGATCACTGACGAGGGCACCGGCATGTCGCCCGAGGTGCTGGCGCGCGTAGCCGAGCCGTTCTTCACGACCAAGGATCAGGGCAAGGGCACCGGTCTTGGCCTGTCGATGGTTTACGGGTTCATGAAACAATCGGGTGGGTCGCTGAGGCTCTATTCCGAGGAAGGGCACGGCACGACCGTGAGGATGCTCTTTCCGTGCGAGAATGCCAAAGCCGATCCATCGGGCGCCCAGCCTTCGCGATCACTGGCCGACAAGCGCGGCACAGAAACCGTGTTGGTGGTCGAGGACCAGGTCGATGTCGGCGACTATGCCGAGACGGTGCTCTCGGAGTTCGGGTATACGGTGCTGCGCGCCGACAATGCGAACGAAGCGCTGACGTTGCTCGACGGCTCCGGGCATATCGATCTGTTGTTCAGTGACCTCATCATGCCGGGTGGCATGAACGGCGTCATGCTGGCGCGCGAGGTGAAGCGACGTCGACCAAAGATGCGCGTGCTGCTGACCACCGGCTATGCGGAATCATCGATCGAACGCGTGGATGCCCGCGGCGCCGAGTTCGATCTGATTCAGAAGCCTTATAAGCGCAGCGAGCTAGCGACGAAGGTACGTCAGGTTTTGGAAGGACCGACCGGGATCGGCACGCACGGGGGGTGA
- a CDS encoding PAS domain-containing protein, whose amino-acid sequence MQIGFKMTPVAMVVSDPTLPDCPLIYVNEAFEQLTGFPAAEVLGRNCRFMQGPLTDPDDVARLKTAIARREPIELDLLNHRRDGTPFWNRLMVAPVFCEDGSLRYFVASQIDVTIERHRVLELEQDREALAAEVAQRDADLTQHNTRLRLALKAGALGAWTLDLPELVLTASSGCKRIFGRPTAEPFTYDELLASIHPEDRRAMQAAVLRTIEHGDPYHIEYRILTPAGEQRWISVQGDLQYRADGTPLAMSGFSTDISDRKIAEEHRAVLARELTHRVKNTLATVNAVVSQTLRDASSLEDAAIAVSGRIASLGAAHELLIQDEVEGATIGDIVDRALLPFKDRDGARFALHGPSVRLLPEVTLALAMALHELATNAIKYGALSVPEGRVAIEWSIKRQDGERRLFFCWAEHDGPPVTPPTRTGFGTRMIERVLRRHVRGGAAIHYPKTGVRFEIEALI is encoded by the coding sequence ATGCAGATCGGCTTCAAGATGACTCCAGTCGCGATGGTTGTCAGCGATCCGACCCTGCCTGACTGCCCGCTGATCTACGTCAACGAGGCGTTCGAGCAACTGACCGGCTTCCCTGCCGCCGAGGTTCTGGGACGCAACTGCCGTTTTATGCAGGGGCCTCTTACAGACCCTGATGACGTAGCCCGCCTCAAAACCGCAATCGCCCGGCGCGAGCCGATCGAACTCGACCTGCTGAACCATCGTCGGGACGGGACGCCGTTCTGGAACCGTTTGATGGTGGCACCGGTCTTCTGCGAGGACGGATCGCTCCGCTATTTCGTCGCTTCGCAGATCGACGTCACGATCGAACGGCACCGTGTGCTGGAGCTGGAGCAGGATCGCGAGGCGCTGGCCGCTGAGGTGGCACAACGGGATGCCGATCTGACGCAGCACAACACACGGCTGCGGCTAGCCTTGAAGGCGGGCGCCTTGGGCGCCTGGACGCTTGATTTGCCCGAGTTGGTTCTAACGGCCTCGTCGGGGTGCAAGCGCATCTTCGGGCGTCCGACCGCCGAGCCCTTTACCTATGACGAGTTGCTGGCATCGATCCATCCCGAGGATCGTCGTGCGATGCAGGCCGCAGTTCTCCGGACGATCGAGCACGGCGATCCTTATCACATCGAGTACCGGATTCTGACCCCGGCAGGCGAGCAGCGCTGGATATCGGTGCAGGGCGATCTTCAGTATCGCGCAGACGGTACGCCGCTGGCGATGTCCGGCTTCTCTACCGACATTTCGGATCGCAAGATTGCCGAAGAGCATCGGGCCGTCTTGGCTCGCGAACTGACCCACCGGGTCAAGAACACACTGGCGACGGTGAACGCGGTAGTCAGTCAGACCTTGCGTGATGCGTCATCGCTTGAGGATGCCGCGATCGCTGTATCAGGCAGGATAGCCAGCTTGGGTGCCGCGCATGAGCTGCTGATCCAGGACGAGGTCGAAGGTGCCACGATCGGCGATATCGTTGATCGCGCGCTGCTGCCGTTCAAGGACCGTGACGGTGCGCGTTTCGCGTTGCATGGTCCGTCCGTCCGGCTTTTGCCCGAGGTGACCCTGGCGCTTGCGATGGCGCTCCACGAACTGGCGACCAATGCGATCAAATACGGCGCGCTTTCAGTGCCGGAGGGGCGGGTCGCTATCGAATGGTCGATCAAGCGTCAGGACGGCGAGCGTCGACTGTTTTTCTGCTGGGCCGAGCATGACGGCCCGCCCGTGACGCCGCCTACCAGGACCGGGTTCGGCACGCGCATGATCGAGCGCGTGCTGCGCCGCCATGTGCGTGGTGGAGCGGCAATTCATTATCCTAAGACCGGCGTCCGGTTCGAGATCGAAGCATTAATCTGA
- a CDS encoding response regulator has translation MCHVLIIEDDWLIADHIAQLIEAAGASSVDMADTEDDAVAQALAHPPEVIISDVNLKGGGNGPDAVKRIVAALGERPVLFVTGEPRAFQPQSPAMRVLHKPVDDRAFVATFRAIAPIS, from the coding sequence ATGTGTCATGTGCTCATCATCGAGGATGATTGGCTGATCGCCGATCATATCGCCCAGCTGATCGAAGCTGCTGGTGCGAGTTCGGTCGACATGGCTGACACCGAGGACGATGCTGTCGCGCAGGCGCTCGCCCATCCGCCCGAGGTCATTATTTCAGACGTCAATCTAAAGGGGGGCGGGAACGGCCCGGATGCGGTCAAGCGGATCGTCGCTGCGCTTGGCGAGCGGCCCGTCCTGTTTGTGACCGGCGAACCTCGAGCTTTTCAGCCGCAATCGCCGGCAATGCGGGTCCTGCACAAGCCGGTGGATGATCGGGCGTTCGTTGCCACCTTTCGTGCTATCGCTCCAATTTCATAA
- a CDS encoding nuclear transport factor 2 family protein, protein MRMYTKIVERICRKAFVAVNERNYAVLLSMCDPHITHRFGGSHALGGIRNNRDDLQRWFERLGRVVPSLTLTIEDIWVKGGPWKTTAIVRWTSTGIPLDGQRYENHGVHVVEMRWGKAVSIDANEDSQAVADLLQRQAAWGIEEAVAPPIQS, encoded by the coding sequence ATGAGGATGTATACGAAAATCGTTGAGCGCATCTGCCGTAAGGCATTCGTCGCCGTCAATGAGCGGAACTACGCGGTCCTGCTGTCGATGTGCGATCCGCATATCACTCACCGCTTCGGCGGGTCTCACGCGCTGGGAGGCATTCGTAACAACCGTGATGACCTGCAACGCTGGTTTGAACGGTTGGGGCGAGTCGTTCCGAGCCTTACCCTGACTATCGAAGACATATGGGTGAAGGGCGGCCCGTGGAAGACGACGGCTATCGTGCGGTGGACCTCGACTGGGATACCTCTTGATGGGCAGCGTTATGAGAACCACGGCGTCCACGTCGTGGAGATGCGCTGGGGCAAGGCCGTTTCGATCGACGCCAATGAGGACAGCCAGGCGGTAGCAGATCTTCTCCAGCGACAGGCGGCTTGGGGAATCGAGGAGGCCGTAGCACCGCCGATCCAGTCATAG
- a CDS encoding FAD-dependent monooxygenase codes for MAHRNADSSIHTYVAVNRLEAWLDSDPDAAVERFRALFANWAPSLRALICVADRTLVVRPIYALPVGMTWPRKAGVTLLGDAAHLMSPFAGEGANLVMLDGLQLARAIIDHPGAPDAALTTYERDLFTRSTRMAEASAVNLYRFFGPDAPNSVVDLFCGR; via the coding sequence TTGGCGCATCGAAACGCCGACAGCAGCATCCACACCTATGTGGCGGTGAACCGACTCGAGGCGTGGCTTGATAGCGATCCCGACGCCGCGGTGGAGCGGTTCCGCGCCCTGTTCGCCAATTGGGCACCATCGTTGCGCGCTTTGATCTGCGTAGCCGACAGGACTCTCGTGGTCCGCCCAATCTACGCTCTTCCGGTCGGTATGACGTGGCCACGCAAGGCGGGCGTGACGCTTCTCGGCGACGCGGCGCATTTGATGTCGCCGTTCGCCGGCGAGGGCGCCAACCTCGTGATGCTCGATGGCCTCCAACTTGCCCGCGCCATTATCGACCATCCCGGTGCTCCGGATGCCGCGCTCACAACCTATGAACGCGACCTCTTCACGCGCAGCACACGAATGGCAGAGGCCAGTGCCGTCAACCTTTACCGCTTCTTCGGACCTGATGCGCCGAACAGCGTCGTTGACCTATTCTGCGGTCGATAG
- a CDS encoding IS6 family transposase: MSRKSRALSPSPFRRFNSSPEVIRLVVLMYVRFPLSLRNVEDLLFERGIDICHETVRLWWNRFGPLFAGDIRRQRASRMCGFRHWRWHLDEMYVKLNGEMVYLWRAVDHEGEVLESYVTKTRDKAAALGFIKKALKRHGSPKAITTDGLRSYGAAMDELGCRDRQEIGRWANNRVENSHLPFRRRERAMLRFRQMKTLQKFASVHANVHNHFSLERHLIDRRTYRERRSAALAEWQGLAS; the protein is encoded by the coding sequence ATGAGCCGGAAATCGAGAGCGTTATCTCCCAGCCCGTTTCGTCGTTTCAACTCTTCGCCCGAGGTGATCCGGCTGGTAGTGCTGATGTATGTGCGCTTTCCGCTGTCACTGCGGAATGTGGAAGACCTGCTGTTCGAGCGCGGCATCGACATCTGCCACGAGACGGTGCGACTGTGGTGGAACAGGTTCGGTCCGTTGTTTGCCGGTGACATCCGCCGTCAGCGGGCGAGCCGGATGTGCGGTTTTCGCCACTGGCGATGGCACCTTGACGAGATGTACGTGAAGCTGAACGGCGAGATGGTCTATCTGTGGCGGGCAGTGGATCACGAGGGCGAGGTGCTGGAAAGCTACGTTACAAAGACACGTGATAAGGCAGCCGCTCTTGGCTTTATTAAGAAGGCGCTAAAGCGCCACGGTTCACCCAAGGCGATCACCACCGATGGTCTACGCAGCTATGGCGCTGCCATGGACGAGCTTGGCTGCCGCGATCGTCAGGAGATCGGTCGCTGGGCGAACAACCGTGTCGAGAACAGCCATCTGCCGTTCCGACGACGGGAGCGTGCTATGCTACGGTTCAGGCAGATGAAGACGTTGCAAAAGTTCGCATCCGTCCACGCCAACGTCCACAATCACTTCAGCCTCGAACGACATCTCATCGACCGCCGGACCTACCGGGAACGACGCTCCGCCGCGCTCGCGGAGTGGCAGGGGCTCGCCAGCTAG
- a CDS encoding DUF4238 domain-containing protein, translating to MTVSKRHHYTPRYYLKRFETEAGALWRLDSETGKITKGNNERFGFKKRWNSLRNPPPGYAPDWAEKQIAVIDGMASKVITEILEGQFPADIRKLAMAISFMHHNQPRLRHELETVHPDKVGHWSEDYWLVVRLKTALDNWESYIPLYYALNVIPPGSDQRFLTSSNPLIDFTNKPTMLLPLSSRHCLFLSNDPAHRNFGPVTRTPDADEIAGINRTTIKNAWQYLYSSTESFAE from the coding sequence ATGACGGTCTCGAAGCGGCACCATTATACGCCGCGCTATTATCTCAAGCGGTTCGAGACCGAGGCCGGCGCGCTGTGGCGGCTCGACAGCGAGACGGGGAAGATCACCAAGGGCAATAATGAGCGCTTCGGGTTCAAGAAGCGCTGGAACAGCTTGCGCAATCCACCGCCCGGCTATGCGCCGGACTGGGCGGAGAAGCAGATCGCGGTGATCGATGGTATGGCGTCGAAGGTCATCACGGAGATTCTCGAGGGTCAGTTCCCGGCCGATATCCGCAAGCTCGCCATGGCGATTTCGTTCATGCACCATAACCAGCCGCGATTGCGGCACGAGCTGGAGACGGTCCATCCCGACAAGGTCGGCCACTGGAGCGAGGATTATTGGCTTGTGGTCCGGCTGAAGACCGCACTCGACAATTGGGAGAGCTATATTCCGCTCTATTATGCGCTCAACGTGATCCCGCCGGGCAGCGACCAACGATTCCTGACCTCCAGCAATCCGTTGATCGACTTCACCAACAAGCCGACGATGCTGCTGCCGCTGTCGAGCCGCCATTGCCTGTTTCTGTCGAACGACCCCGCGCACCGGAATTTCGGACCGGTGACTCGCACGCCGGACGCGGACGAGATCGCCGGCATCAATCGCACGACGATCAAGAACGCCTGGCAGTATCTCTATTCATCCACCGAAAGCTTCGCCGAATAG
- a CDS encoding DUF4238 domain-containing protein — MPKRHHYVPVTYLKNFCDAAGQLQVFRKDDPARPFRQRPESTGFERYYYSQFDDEGMRNDDRLEAIFSEIETKWPTIVTALANREAMFEAAPHIITFLGLMRVRVPAFRDPAELYLGHSVHTQALLMHAAGKLPPLPEGFPDLMEKIQVTIDPQKSLEIMARALNDMGKLFATLSFDVLHNASDHAFLTSDNPVIYYDPRVPTPAMRPYKIAQDAGRIELLFPVTTRMVLRGRSRPRRPDIGHRTITDRKAIARINRLICRFGYHTIFASGTREASLIAGSAALSPVAQLDRVPSPEGGYYAFGQFIFGPRPDKPKWNGPRERDRKSAVREAPADEPEAMP, encoded by the coding sequence ATGCCGAAACGTCACCACTACGTCCCGGTCACCTACCTGAAGAATTTCTGTGATGCCGCGGGGCAGCTGCAGGTCTTCCGCAAGGACGATCCTGCTCGGCCCTTCCGGCAGCGCCCGGAGTCGACCGGGTTCGAGCGCTATTATTATTCGCAGTTCGACGATGAGGGTATGCGCAACGACGATCGACTCGAGGCGATCTTCAGCGAGATCGAGACGAAGTGGCCGACAATCGTCACAGCCCTCGCCAACCGCGAGGCGATGTTTGAAGCCGCGCCTCATATCATCACCTTCCTCGGCCTCATGCGCGTGCGGGTGCCGGCGTTCCGCGATCCCGCCGAGCTGTACCTCGGCCACTCGGTGCACACACAGGCGCTGCTCATGCACGCCGCCGGGAAGCTGCCGCCGCTCCCCGAGGGCTTCCCGGACCTGATGGAGAAGATCCAGGTCACCATCGACCCGCAAAAATCGCTCGAGATAATGGCGCGCGCGCTCAACGACATGGGCAAGCTGTTCGCCACGCTCAGCTTCGATGTGCTGCACAACGCGTCCGATCACGCGTTCCTCACCAGCGACAATCCGGTGATCTATTATGACCCGCGCGTCCCGACGCCGGCGATGCGACCCTATAAGATTGCGCAGGACGCCGGCCGGATCGAGCTGCTGTTTCCGGTGACGACCCGGATGGTCCTGCGCGGTCGCAGCCGTCCGCGCCGGCCGGACATCGGCCACCGCACGATCACCGACCGCAAGGCGATTGCCAGGATCAATCGGCTGATCTGCCGCTTCGGCTACCACACGATCTTCGCGTCCGGTACGCGCGAAGCGTCGCTGATCGCGGGCTCCGCTGCGCTGTCGCCGGTGGCACAGCTCGACCGCGTGCCGTCGCCCGAAGGCGGCTATTATGCGTTCGGTCAGTTCATTTTCGGCCCGCGTCCCGACAAGCCGAAGTGGAACGGACCACGCGAGCGCGACCGGAAGTCGGCGGTTCGGGAAGCCCCTGCCGATGAACCGGAGGCGATGCCATGA
- a CDS encoding IS6 family transposase, protein MSRKSRALPPSPFRRFNSSPEVVRLVVLMYVRFPLSLRNVEDLLFERGIDICHETVRLWWNRFGPLFASDIRRARVSRMRGFRHWRWHLDEMYVKLNSEMVYLWRAVDHEGEVLESYVTRSRDKAAALAFMKKALKRHGSPDTITTDGLRSYGAALDELGCRARQDIGRWANNRVENSHLPFRRRERAMLRFRQMKTLHKFASVHANVHNHFSLERHLTDRQTYRERRSAALAEWQNLAS, encoded by the coding sequence ATGAGCCGGAAATCGAGGGCGCTGCCGCCCAGTCCGTTTCGCCGTTTCAACTCGTCGCCGGAGGTGGTCCGGCTGGTGGTGCTGATGTACGTGCGCTTTCCGCTGTCGTTGCGGAACGTGGAAGATCTGCTGTTCGAGCGCGGGATCGACATCTGCCACGAGACGGTGCGGCTGTGGTGGAACAGGTTCGGTCCGCTGTTTGCCAGCGACATCCGCCGTGCACGCGTCAGCCGCATGCGAGGTTTCCGTCACTGGCGATGGCACCTCGACGAGATGTATGTGAAGCTGAACAGCGAGATGGTCTACCTGTGGCGAGCGGTGGATCATGAAGGCGAGGTGCTGGAAAGCTACGTCACGCGCAGTCGCGACAAGGCGGCGGCGCTGGCCTTCATGAAGAAGGCCCTGAAACGCCACGGCTCGCCCGACACTATAACGACTGATGGTCTACGCAGCTATGGTGCTGCCCTGGACGAGCTGGGCTGCCGCGCCCGCCAGGACATCGGCCGCTGGGCGAACAACCGGGTCGAGAACAGCCATTTGCCTTTTCGACGAAGGGAGCGGGCGATGCTGCGGTTCAGGCAGATGAAGACGCTGCATAAGTTCGCCTCGGTTCACGCCAACGTTCACAACCACTTTAGCCTGGAGCGCCACCTCACCGACCGACAAACCTACCGGGAACGACGCTCCGCCGCGCTGGCGGAATGGCAGAATCTTGCAAGCTAG